The genomic DNA CAGAATAGACAGACAACCATGAAGATAAAACCGGTGACGGCACCAAGCAGCACAGCCAACCAAATAACTCTAGGGGCGTTCTTGCGGGGTGCAGGGATTTCTTCCACCATGTGAATGACCGCGTCGAAAGCTGTCAAACCGTACGCGGCCTGGACCAGTCCCGTAAACCACACTACACCATCGCTCCAGCCGGTCTGGTTTATCCATTtgccgaagacgaaggaCGCGGGCTGGAAAGATAGATCCTTCTTTACTCCGACCGAGATAAGCAAAACCAGCGACAAAATGACGAATAACGCGGTGAACCAGATACCGACGAAATTATTGATCCAGGGGAGGATTTTGTCCCTCCGGCACCCGACCACATTGATCACGGTCAAGAGAAGGACACAGCCGATGTAGACGAGGAATTCCAGCCACCCGGTCCCAGCTCCTTCCCACGTCGGCTCGAACATGACCTTCATGCCAAGAAGAAACTCGGTCATGAAGGCGATTTGTGACGCGGTCAACGTCCACCAGCCGAAGGTGTTGATCCACGCGCACATGTACGAAGCAAAGCGACCCAAGGGGGTATCCCATAGTCGAAAGACCCAGTACGCCTGACCCAGCGCGGTCGGCATGCTACTGGCGAGCTCGCCAAGAGATAGGGCGACACAGAGGTTACATGCTGTGACCAGAACGAGACCCCAGAGAATAGCGACAGCGCCGCCGTTGGTTAAACCGCTGCTGAGATCCTGAGCAAAAGTTGAATATGTTCCTAGACATTTTGTTAGTAACTTCTGTCATTCCCGATGCAACGAAGTCCGTCCATACCTAGGACGCAGAATGCCAAGGCTAGCATGCTCCACAGGTCGAATTTGCGCGTGAGGGCCTGGTCATGGCCCATCGCAGCGAGATCGTGAGCATCTTGCACATCTTGATCGACCAAGTGCGGTTTAAGGGGTTGGGAGTTGGATTCCAGGTCCATACGGAGATTTAATCACGTATGACAAGTTGATGAGAGTTCAGCCAAGGGGTGGACGAGTTGATTTGATGGGCAAGTGGTGTACCCTCCTGTCCATTTTCTGCGCGTAATTTTTCTAAAGGGAAAATCTTCCAAGAAGCTGAGGCCGGGGGTTCATATATCAAACCGGGCAGCTATACACAGAGAGGGGAAGTAAGGAGGAAGAGTCCCCGGACGTTTTCGCACCCCCTCACGTTTAGGAAAGGATCATTCGTCGGGGGAAATTGGGTGCAGATGATTATCGAGGAGTTTAATCAGTGGAATTGGTCATGGTAGCGATCTTCATCAGTCACTGATAGGCAAGAATGATAAGTCGCGGTTGAAAATCGTGACGTTGGGcactcttttttttttctttttcctttaaTTTTTCCGGCCCGTAAAAAGTTTGCGGGGTTTTTTTTGTGTTAAACTCGGCAGGACATCCTAAGTGGGGATGGCGCTGTTTCGCTGCCTTTCAGCCACTGCAGCCATGGTTCTTCTACTCCCAGTATCACGGTTACATCTTGCGCTCTACTTCTGTGTACCAGGACAAGAACACCGGTGCGAGGGAATATTCCACGCCAGTCATTTCAGAAAAAATCCTCTACAATTCTGCTACTATAAGATGCGCTCCTTTTTCCTCTACACACGCGATTTAtggatgcatgcattcaGCTGTCCTCAGCCGCACCGTGATAAGGGTGGACACACATACGGGAGATGTATGAGTTGGTATCAGCTCTCCAAAGTCAATCAGCGAAACTTCGCCACGTCCCGATTAGGAAAGTCTATGCGGAACGTGATAAGCCCTGATTGTCGATCCGTCGACTGTCTCCAACCCCCGCGATAACACAAAGAGAATCCAAAGACCAATGCATCTTGACTCAGTGGCGTAAACACGCAGGTGAGAACGTCAGACACCGAgaccttcttgttctcgtGGCCAGCCTGTGTATGACCGTGTCGCATTCTCCTACGAAGATCGGCACGGACTCATCTTACATCAGTAGCCTGACTTAGGCCAAACCTTGATGATAGCCGACATCCGTCTGGGAAGGAGCCCtggaaatgcggggaagctcCAGGCAACCAAAAATATTGCTTGTCGATCCACTTGTCACCGACACCTTCTTGCCCATGGGGGTCTGGCCGTTCAAGATTAGTATTAACGGTTCATGGCTTGGGTATAGCGTATGGGGTAGCCATCCTATTGAGAaacttcaatatcttgaCTTACCAATATGGTCTCTCGTTGGGATTACAGTTTCCTGCGGATATTTGTGCCTGCAGATGTCGTCTTCTCCTGCCCTACAGGGAAAGGATAAGAAGGGACTTCCAAGAATTCATTGAACAGTTCCTCCTCGGAATTGGGCCGCTCTCGGATACCAGTGGAACTAGTTGATGCAGTAATGGACCAAGCACGTAACAATATAGCCAGCCTTATCTGAATTGGGTAAGAATAAATGCGGAGCTAAACAGCTATATATCAACTGAAAATATTGCCAAAAGTCAATTGGACCTAGTGCCCGAGCAAACCGCCACTTTTTCAGTTCCCTTTACGCCGAGCTTCATGCAACAATCCATATGGATGCTACTTCCTCCTGGGAGCCGAGCTCACTACGCTTACATCTTCTGCCCTAGTTTATACTTAGCATTCTCAATATACCTGACACTTAACAGATATATGCGCAGCAAATATTGCTGGCATCCAACAGGGTCTCCCCAAAACCGCTTCATCTAGATTTGAAACGCCGCTACTGTGGCTCACCTTCATGCACCATGTTCCTGCAGACACCGAATAGGAAGGTTCATGCGATACTATTGCTCAAAAGTGGAGACCACATGGGGTACATGTTAGACTCGCAGCTAGAACTCTTTTCGGATCTTCCAAGGCTTCCTTTGATATATCGAGCCAATCAAGCGCTGTTTGGGCTGAGATATGGTTACCCTAATGCCTCACAGAAACACCTATATGCGATTTATATCCACTACTATTCACATTCGTTGTCATTGTTATCATTACTATCTGATCCTATCGTGGAGTAAACCAAGAAACTCACTGAGCGCATGCATACTTATCCGAAGGGGGAAGGTTCAAGCTATATGGATCCGAGATTGATCAGGCTCCAACACAGATGGGAATTCAGCGCGACGActtttgtccttcttcaactGTGATTGATTTCAACTACTCAGTATTCCCTCAATCCGTAACGTCTCCAAATTACCTAGCAGCAAGATCAGAAATTATTTAGGAAAGGTGGGCGCCGACACTCAGGTTGGCTAGCCTTCACAGCATCTCGCACTACTCCTCGCTGCAACTGTTCTTTGGTCAAGTACAGTGAAACCCCCAAGCTAATTATAAGGACAGGCTCAACTGCGACACTAATGTTAAACAGCGTCTACACTGCTTTAGAACGCAATGACCGATCATCGTATCTTGTGATAAGCCATCCTTGTGTATGCTACCGCGTCTATGAGTCACAATGTTGGGGGTTGAGATAAACATCAAATCATGCATTTTGCAGTTCAGTTTCTCTAGGTATCTTAGCTATGCTAAAATGGCAAGACCGATTCCGATAGCAAGACCCCATCTGTCTCCGTTAGCGGATTGCTCAGCGTCTAATACTAGAGGTTAAAAGCCAAAAGAATCTTCAAGCGGCTAATCATAACAGGATACTTCAAAATTCGGCGTACATGGTGACATTTGCTCAACTGAATATTACCCAGGTATGCTTTATAATAATAGGAACCGAGAGGCATACTTGTTTTGACAAGCTGTGGCAGCTGGCAAGGGATTAATAAGTCATGAGACCAGTTACAACCAAGAGTACATACAAAGGTTGCATTGACACTGATTTAGTGAGGTATCCCAGAATTAGGAAACGTAGAGCTATATGTTTTGACATTATTATAGTCCTAGTCGAGTTACATAAACTGCATTACCAGGCTGCTCCAAATAACCAGCGCCCCATTCTAATACTAATTGAGTATGCAGTGGAAGCGCTTCATGATCAAACGGGTAGATCACTAAGCCTAATCTGGATGTCAACACTAGGCCAAGATAGGTAATCCTGTCGAGGAAATAGCTAGGCTCCTCATTGCTTTCCAGTGCTTCATGCTCGCACGGCTAATTTGCAGATCGAATGATGAATTCAGGTCTATATGGCCACCGCGTCCTATATTCATCTCCACGGGCCCTTCTAGTTTCGGCCACTGTACACAGATTGCGAAAGGTGATAGCTATACTTAACATGGATTATGATTGGATAGCACTCCGTGAGCATCCAAATTCAATTCACATGGATGTCTGAGGAATGCATATATCGATCGAATATACTTTTACGACATTGTCAGCGTTATCCTAGCACGaataaaagggaaaggcaGTTTTACCCAGCATCATGTGCTAGCCAGGTGGCAGGTGTCATGTGTTGTTCAACAGTATACCTTCCCTCCTGGCCAGTAATTATGATGGTAACGAGGGCTCAACGTGTGTGCAGTTGTAGCACTTTCAACAGATTAGTGACAATTTACATATGCACGAACCACATCACTTGAAGACAAACACTTTGTAACttcacatacacatactcTGTTGTCATATATAACCTTCCATATAGTATCATATACTATCATATACAAGGCTCATCTCGACCGAGATATATAATTCCACTAACTCCGTCAGGTGAGCCCTTCCTAAATATCCAACCGGATCCATCACGTGCAGAAATACATAAGCAAGAAAATACCTCACAAACCCTAAACAGCGTTAAGCACCTCCCACCTATCTTCCCCTATAGTATCACTGAAGATATGATTATAGAAAATCAACTTTGCTTTCCAAACTTGACACTTTTTCCGTCCATCTTCTTAATTTTCAGAGTCTCAATGTCAACGCCGGGAACAGTACGTACCTAGACACAACATTAACCACATACTCTTTATAACAAGGGGGGTTTTTtgtttaaaaaaaaaaaaaagaaaaaaagaggatTACATTCAACGCAATGAGATGACTGAATTGCGGAATAGTACTTCTCGCATAAACACTAGTCCCACAATTCCTACAGAAATAATGGGGGACCTGTTCGGAAGCAAAGCGATAAGCCTGCTCGTCAGAAAGTTAGCCAAGATAATAATACCCTGCATAAAAAGGACCCAGTGCAATGACGCAACAAAGATTCTTAGgattaataataataacaacaaaAGAGGACAAAAAAggtaaatagaaaaagaaaacaacctTCACAGAGTCCTCCCTCGGAAACTCAAAATCGTCTATTTTCGGATAAACCAGTAAATAGCCATTAATATGGCAAATGGAGCCTGCGTCATTCGGGGATAAAATTAGCCCAGATAGGGAAGAATTAGGCGTAAATGCCGCATGCCAGAATTCGGTTTAATTGCCGACGGTGAGATAAATGGGATTAGTTAGGTTAAACCTACAGTTACACTGGACGACCTCCTGTTCCTCAATCGGTGGCGATAATGAAAAGGTGTACTTGACTTGGCCACAGTGGCAACTTCCGGCGTATGACTTGGCTTCTGCCATTGATGGGGGGTGCTTAGGCGTCTGAGAATGTTGTTATCGCTAGGATCGCGAGAGGATCTACGTGTGGGGTTCGGGGGGGTCTTTTATACTCGGCAGAATCGGTTGCTACTATTATTATGGCAGGGACCCCTGCTCGTATTGGATGGTACCACCAAGCCACTCAACGTGTGAATTTAGTGGTTAGTGCTGATGTGAGAGGGATCTAGGTCTGGCGACTGCTGAGCCGCAATGCTAACAGCTATGAAGGCAGCTACTAATCGAAACTGAGTTTATTGGTAAAATGGGAGAGAGCACTGGCCACCTGAGAGCTAAGCTAGAGCTCTGGGAGCTCGACGGGTTTCCCCTTAAGGTTAATAAGATAGCTCGGCCGGCAACTTCGGCTTTCCTAGAAGACACATACCTTGATCGTAGCTCTGGTGAAGTCTCTTAATAAGCTGCTTATCAGCGTGTCCTGAATCCTCTACATCTCCTGATTTTATCGGTTCAAACGAAAGCACGCTGATCGTGGATTCGTGGAATGTAATGGCCTTGGTGTAGGGCTACGACGAGGTGTccaaggcagaagaagctggttAATTTGGTAAGAGGGTATATCATGAGGTCTCCAATTTGATCGACATTTCTACAGTGGAGAGCTCCAGTGCAATAGTCAAACGTAGGCTTCAATGCAAGGGGGCGGAGGAGTGCAGGTTAACCGCCGGGGTTTGAGTCTGAAGCAGGTGCTTATTTATTCTCTTGCAGCCGCCAGCATGAAGTTGCATCATATACAATCATAGTTTCGCAACATGCATGGTTCGGAAGAGCTGTAAATGCTCACAGGGTCAAAGGACAGGCTGATGATCTGAAGAAACGGTCCCATTAACGTTCAAGATGCTCTCATAGTTAACATTCCATACAGGCTGGATTCCCCACCCCCTACGTTGTTGGTTCCACTCTGAACATTCCACATCCTTGCTTCCCGTCTGGGTGTGTGAAAGTCCCAAGCAATTGCTCGATAGAATAGCCAAGTAACCTAGCACCAGCGTAGCTGCTATTTAATATGCGGTGCAACGCACCGTATTTCACATGTGTAGTGCTAATATCTCCCCgatcccttttcttcccttcataCCTCGGAGCCGACTTTGTCAGTCTTCGTCACCATAGTCCAAGATGACTGACACCGCAGATATCAAGAATCAGCTTCCGTACGAGGTAGAAAAACTATCCGACGAGAGCCTTGCTCCAGACGATGCCGTCCTCCAGGCCCAGGGTCATCGGCCCGAGCTTGCACGGTCATTTTCCTGGGTGGGAGCCATTGGATTGTCGTTCAGGTAGGGCCATCCACAACAAGCCGCATGAAGTCCCGTTCACTGACTTAGGTAGTATTGCCAACTCATGGTTAGGTTACGGAGCAACGTTCGGAACGCCCCTGGCATATGGAGGTGGCCCGACCGTCCTCTTCGGAGTGATGATTGCGGCGGTAGCGCAATGGATCGTGCTGCTAGGACTGGCAGAGCTGTGCTCTGCATTACCCTCTTCAGGGGTCCGTTCAATTTCGCTATCATCATGCTTCGACCACGCTGACAACCTCTAGGGTCAATATCACTTCACATATATCCTCGCTCCACCGAAGTACAAGAAGTTTGCCGCATACACAGTTGGTATTACCAATGTAATAGCATGGTGGGTTAGTGCGGCATCGGGCATCATCTATACAGGCATCTCGGCGTTTGGGATAGCAGTGTTCTGGTATCCAGACTTTCAGCATGAGAGGTGGCAGATATACTTGTGTTATGTGTTGGTGGTCACTTTGACCTGTAAGGCCCCAAGGTCTGCTTATAGACGCCGTGACTAATTGATTAGTGGTTCCTGTCTTCGCCGTTCCACAGAGACGTTATGATTACCTGACGAAAACCACGTTTACCCTGTCCATAACCGGCTTAATCATAGTCTTGATAGCTGTGCTCGCCTCAGGCCGGGGACGCTACCATCCTGAAATCCTCACGACGTTCCAGGGGACCAGTGGCTGGGACACGGCCCCAGCATGGTTGCTGAGCATCACGATGGGACAATACTGCTATGCGGCTATCGGAGCTGTCACACATATCGCGGAGGAAATGCCACAACCGGGCCGGAGGATCCCTCTTGTGATGTATGATCGACCACAGATAAATGTTGACATTCCGCTAACTGTTGGCAGTAATCTCGGAGTCCTAGTAGGTGTTATGACAGCTGTACCGTGGGTCACAGTGATGCTCTGCGGCATCCATGACATTGATGCAGTTCACAAGGCTTTCATCCCTAGCATGGAGGTCTACTACCAAGCGACAGGAAGCAAGGTGGGCGCCACAGCGCTGCAAGCCTTCATGACATTTCTGTATTGGAGTAAGTCGGTGCCCTTTGGTGTGTAGTACTATACTAACCGGTCAGCCTGCGGTCCAAGCCAATGGATAACCTCGAGTCGGATCGCGTGGGCGTTCTCTAGAGATGTATGTTTCCAGGCGCAGCCAAGAATTAAGGTGTGTGATGCTTACCAAAACAGAACggccttcctttctcccactATTGGAATTTCATCGACCCGAAGTTCAACATCCCCGTGCGCACCACATTCCTGTCGGTTTCGTTCTGTCTCCTTTACGGCCTGGTCTATATCGCCAGTTCGACCGCATTCAACTGCATCGTGAACATGTCGATCCTCTTCTTGAACATCAGCTTCACCGTCCCACAGGCCATCCTGGCGACAGTTGGACGGGACAAGCTTCCGGTACGCGCTTTTAACCTGGGTCGATGGGGATACGCAGTGAATATTTTCTCCACCGTATGGTTGACTTTCAGTGGGATACTGTTCTGTTTCCCGACCAAACTACCGGCAACAGCAGGGTCGATGAATTAGTAAGTGCTTttgtcatccttgccatctCGACCCGCGTCCTTGAGAGTACTAATGTGGATATAGTGGGTCGGCTGTCCTAGTGGGAGTGTATATCCTTATAATGCTACTGTGGTTAGAGCGGAAGAATAAGTTCACCGGGCCAAAGATCAACTGGGATGCATTGAACATGAGCAACAAATTGGCATGAGGGCCAAGGGAGCTTCGCCATGGGTTTGCTGTGCGAGCTGGAGTGCGAGGTGGGGTTGAATATGATGGACCGCCAGCCGATCAGCTGGTTCAAACGTGGGAAATTTGGAGTTGGGTGTTCTACCATATTAGGCATAGTGTATCTCGTATATGTATCCAGAATCCAATAAGATTAGATCTCCTTCTGTGCAGCACTAAGCTTGAAAGGGTAGATCCGCCAGCAACCCGATCACTTTCCATTTTGGGTACTTCCGATCATGTCAACAGCTTCAAAGTCTTCATGTATCCGCCACAAAAGTAGGCTGATGACTCGCCCTCAACTTCTAGAATCCTTCAAGGGTATCTTTTCTGTTAAGCTGGTTCGTATAAGCTTATCGCACCTGAAGCTAATTTACATTACTAGTGCTGGACCTCAACACCTGTCTACGTGCTTCTTGCCGATTGATGCTCAATTGCTCATTTTGTCCTTTCCTCGAAGAAAGGAGGGCTCTTAAAATGTACTCTTACTTAGTAGTGCCACGAAATAAATGTACAAACTATGATATCTCACGGACCTCCTTTGGGGTCCATAGAGGACGTGTATCAAGTCTCACATGGGCTATTCATGTCGAAAAGACCAACACCTCGTCTGCCTCTCGTCGCACCGTTGTGGGGATGTGGACTGATTTAGTTTTGGGTCAATGTGGCAATGGATCGATGAATCACATCCTACACGGTTGGACCGACAATACTTGGCAACGAAGTAACTGTAGGGCCAATTTAGGCTGTATTCCACTACTCTTTACTTGGTTTAGCGCTGTGCTGGGTCCTGTCGATATAAAGACCCAGATCCTAATTTCTGAATCTCAGAGGTTACCCAAAAGCATGGCGACTAACAATCCAGACTTAGACAGTGCTTTAGCACAGCAAAGCCCAACTCCTGAAAAGAGCGCACAGCAGGCTAAGCCTGTATTTAAAGAGGCGGAACGATGGAATCATCCCAGGTCCAATATACTCAAGACGCTGGCTACATTTTGGAGTTTTCTGGTGATGGGAGCGAATGATGCCGCGTATGGGGTAAGTTCAATTGCCGGTTGATCAGAGCATAGCTAATATTTATAGCCTTTAATTCCATATGTAAGCGTGAACCCTACACGTTATTAGATCCACCGCTGATTGCTCAGCTCgaaaattattataatctCTCTTATACTATCGTCTCTCTAGTTTTCCTGTCACCGCTGGGCGGCTATACCCTGGCTGCGCTACTTAACAACAAGATCCATACAACGCTTGGTCGCCGCGGAGTGGCCTGGATTTCCCCGGGATGCCATTTATTGGCATATATTGTCAATTGCGTCCATCCCCCATATCCAGTTCTAGTAGTGTCCTTCATTTTCGCGGGTTTCGGAAATGGATTGGCGGACTCAGCCTGGAACGCTTGGATTGGCAATATGGCCAATGCCAACGAACTCCTGGGACTCCTACACGGACTATATGGTGTTGGGGCAGTTCTGTGCCCACTGATAGCGACTTCGTTAATTACGGAGGCAAAAGTGCCCTGGTACTATTTCTACTATATTATGGTATGTCGTTATCTCAGATGTGTTGAGAAAGTCTGATATAATAGCTTTACAGATTGGTTGTGCCGCTATCGAGCTTGCGTTTTGTCTAACTGTCTTTTGGGATTccacagcagcagccttACAGGAGGCTACTCCCCAAGGGGACGACCCTGCTGGAGGCCTGCGTCAAGCTCTCTTCACGAAGCGATCTGCTAGGGTCACTTGGATTTGCgcattcttcctcctcgggtATGTCGGCATTGAAGTCGCTTTGGGCGGATGGATCGTGACGTTCATGATGCGAGTGCGACACGGAGAAGACTTCGCCAGCGGCATGGTAGCCACGGGCTTCTGGCTAGGCATTGCCTGTGGTCGAGTAGTACTCGGTTTCATCACTCCACGAATCGGGGAAAAGATGGCCATTATCGTATGTATCTCCAATCTGCTTCCCACCTTCGTTCGTTCCAAATCAACTAACATATTAACTTCGACAAGGTATACTCCCTCTTCGCAATAGCCTGTGGACTCATCCTCTGGCTCGTGCCTAACTTCTACGCATCCGCCGTCGCGGTCTCATTCCAGGGATTCTTCCTCGGTCCTTTCTTCCCAGCTGCAGTTATTGTCGCTACCAAGTTGCTTCCACGAGCATTACACGTCAGTGCCATTGGGTTTGCGGCGGCatttggaggtggtggagctgCTGTGCTGCCTTTCGTTGTGGGCGCTATTGCACAGGCTCGAGGTGTGCAGGTCTTGCAGCCATTTATCATTAGTCTCTCCGGTGGGATTTTGTTGTTATGGTTGGGGCTTCCACGGATGCCAAAGAAAGGCGACaaaaagggggaggggaCTTCGCATGTATAGATGATTgctatttatatatttgagCACTAGGGTTAATATATTTTAGGCGTAAGATGGCTTTGTCATAATAGGACAGTTTGAGCACTAGTGAGGCTTGTTTAAAATCATACGCTATCTAGAAGATGTTATCATAAATTTTCCTTGCTGGGTTATGGAAAGTTCTGATATTAATATTACCCTGTCGAATTGCTTAATTATCTACATAATTAATTATGCCCACAATTCGATAAGATAACTATCGGGAAAACATAGATCCAGTCGACTAGGCTCGGATTCGAATCGTGCTAGACCGACTCAGGTGAACTCATTAACCCCGTTCGGTTAGGTCTCTACCGTCAATATCTCGTGTTTATGACCAAGGCAATATCATACATAACACCAACTAGAGTACCAGTTACTAAAAGCAACGACAAATAGGCATTACAATGCCACGTCCTCTTAATAGCCGTATAGCACCATCTTACTTCCGAACTATCTTGTAGACTTATTTTTAACATGCTTCCCAGGTTCCTTACTACGCTTAAcgcggagaagatcaacacCTGAACACAGAACCTGGGTCCTTCCAGGTCCTACACACATTGTATGCGACCTGGAAAATAATCACAGCAACAACCCCAAAAATAAAGGACACTTCTCGCAGAAAGTCTTCTAACACACAGCAACCACACTAGTGACGGGTCTAATACTCATCCTGGGCGGCTATACCTACCATGTTTACTACCAGAATTCTGTACTCTCGAAGATCCAGAACGCGTTCTACAACAAGGTCTCAAACAGTAACCATGATTCCGACACGCCACGCAACACAGAGAAATTCTACATACAGCGCCCAGAGCAACCGCTCATCGACGAGATTGTCCGTGGCAACGAAGCGGGACATTACTGGCTTATCTTCGGCGAAAAGGGCACAGGAAAGACGAGCATGTTGGTCCATGCCATGCGAGATATACATGGACAGGGCGTTGTCTTGCTCGATgctcatgatgatattgacgTTTTCCGGCTTCGACTAGGCAGGGCGTTGGACTTTGCGTACAGCGAGGACTATCTCGGGGGATGGCTTAGTAACCGGGAACCGCGGGACGGAACGGCCTTGTTGGATATTGAGCGGGCGATGAATAGCCTAGAGAAGGTAGCTATTCGGCATCGGGAGACGCATGGTAGGCCGTTGGTCTTGGTTATCAACGATATCCACCATATTCAGGATGATACTGAGAATGGGCGCCGGTTGCTGACGTTGCTTCAGCAGCGGGCTGAGTCTTGGGCTGCTGGGGAACTTCTCACGGTCGTTTTTACGAGCGATGAGTATCGGACGAGTGACCTTCTGAGACTGCATGCTGCAAGGATGAATGTGCTAAATGTGCGAGATATTACGGTGGATTTGGCAGTCCAGTCGTTGAAGGAATATTGGTTACACGCGTTCTGGGAGGAGGTTCCTGTGGAAACTCTGGAACGGATATATAGTATGGTGGGGGGACGCTTGAGCTTC from Aspergillus oryzae RIB40 DNA, chromosome 7 includes the following:
- a CDS encoding putative amino acid permease family protein (amino acid transporters), with the protein product MDLESNSQPLKPHLVDQDVQDAHDLAAMGHDQALTRKFDLWSMLALAFCVLGTYSTFAQDLSSGLTNGGAVAILWGLVLVTACNLCVALSLGELASSMPTALGQAYWVFRLWDTPLGRFASYMCAWINTFGWWTLTASQIAFMTEFLLGMKVMFEPTWEGAGTGWLEFLVYIGCVLLLTVINVVGCRRDKILPWINNFVGIWFTALFVILSLVLLISVGVKKDLSFQPASFVFGKWINQTGWSDGVVWFTGLVQAAYGLTAFDAVIHMVEEIPAPRKNAPRVIWLAVLLGAVTGFIFMVVCLFCIQDVDKVVDSPSGLPFIELMLETIGLKGGATLIALFIFNGLGQGIGILTTASRLTWGFARDGGLPWSGYLSHVDPVWRVPARSLWFQGVLIALVGILYLFANTVLEAILSVSTIALTISYGMPIAALLVVGRDKLPPGQFNLGRWGKPLNWISIIYCAITTVFFFFPGSPNPPAGDMNYAIAVFGVMLVVSVGFWFLQGSRTYLKTEDAIAQMIVAQRLENEGTVEPDSKKK
- a CDS encoding uncharacterized protein (amino acid transporters), which produces MTDTADIKNQLPYEVEKLSDESLAPDDAVLQAQGHRPELARSFSWVGAIGLSFSIANSWLGYGATFGTPLAYGGGPTVLFGVMIAAVAQWIVLLGLAELCSALPSSGGQYHFTYILAPPKYKKFAAYTVGITNVIAWWVSAASGIIYTGISAFGIAVFWYPDFQHERWQIYLCYVLVVTLTCKAPRRYDYLTKTTFTLSITGLIIVLIAVLASGRGRYHPEILTTFQGTSGWDTAPAWLLSITMGQYCYAAIGAVTHIAEEMPQPGRRIPLVMYDRPQINVDIPLTVGSNLGVLVGVMTAVPWVTVMLCGIHDIDAVHKAFIPSMEVYYQATGSKVGATALQAFMTFLYWSKSVPFACGPSQWITSSRIAWAFSRDVCFQAQPRIKNGLPFSHYWNFIDPKFNIPVRTTFLSVSFCLLYGLVYIASSTAFNCIVNMSILFLNISFTVPQAILATVGRDKLPVRAFNLGRWGYAVNIFSTVWLTFSGILFCFPTKLPATAGSMNYGSAVLVGVYILIMLLWLERKNKFTGPKINWDALNMSNKLA
- a CDS encoding uncharacterized protein (predicted protein) → MNHILHGWTDNTWQRSNCRANLGCIPLLFTWFSAVLGPVDIKTQILISESQRLPKSMATNNPDLDSALAQQSPTPEKSAQQAKPVFKEAERWNHPRSNILKTLATFWSFLVMGANDAAYGLENYYNLSYTIVSLVFLSPLGGYTLAALLNNKIHTTLGRRGVAWISPGCHLLAYIVNCVHPPYPVLVVSFIFAGFGNGLADSAWNAWIGNMANANELLGLLHGLYGVGAVLCPLIATSLITEAKVPWYYFYYIMIGCAAIELAFCLTVFWDSTAAALQEATPQGDDPAGGLRQALFTKRSARVTWICAFFLLGYVGIEVALGGWIVTFMMRVRHGEDFASGMVATGFWLGIACGRVVLGFITPRIGEKMAIIVYSLFAIACGLILWLVPNFYASAVAVSFQGFFLGPFFPAAVIVATKLLPRALHVSAIGFAAAFGGGGAAVLPFVVGAIAQARGVQVLQPFIISLSGGILLLWLGLPRMPKKGDKKGEGTSHV
- a CDS encoding ATP-binding protein (predicted protein); the encoded protein is MLPRSYTHSTTLVTGLILILGGYTYHVYYQNSVLSKIQNAFYNKVSNSNHDSDTPRNTEKFYIQRPEQPLIDEIVRGNEAGHYWLIFGEKGTGKTSMLVHAMRDIHGQGVVLLDAHDDIDVFRLRLGRALDFAYSEDYLGGWLSNREPRDGTALLDIERAMNSLEKVAIRHRETHGRPLVLVINDIHHIQDDTENGRRLLTLLQQRAESWAAGELLTVVFTSDEYRTSDLLRLHAARMNVLNVRDITVDLAVQSLKEYWLHAFWEEVPVETLERIYSMVGGRLSFVDEIAKSRDILKTCESICERWFLKKCWILGKNMHEGAKEQQEYCLPGIPLHKAQEMMTRADLPEKLNQMNIISIDDNDIVTASSVPMQSAFRAVCSEDGIKKKLKATTDRLNEIESLERTTEITMKDLVNDGQYEISKERGIRGEKNIRTSYRKPLSYSSWSW